A genomic segment from Treponema sp. Marseille-Q3903 encodes:
- a CDS encoding branched-chain amino acid ABC transporter permease, whose translation MNSGSMFLQQLINGLSLGSIYALIALGYTMVYGIVKLINFAHGDIMMIGAYAGYFVLVAFGLTAMGSVNVTALSLAFAFVGSMVVCALLAVVIERFAYRPLRNAPRLNSLITAIAVELILQNTMRVLPFVGPDPRQFPTMATKNFALGSISISNIQLIVIVFSAVLMLVLNFIVNKTKTGKAMQAVSYDMKAASLMGISVNKTIAITFVIGSVLAGAGGILYATAYPQIDPVMGYMPGLKAFIAAVLGGIGSIPGAMLGGIILGIAETLTKGFLSSQYADAISFSILIIILSVKPTGIFGKKITVKV comes from the coding sequence TTGAATTCTGGTTCTATGTTTCTACAGCAACTGATAAACGGGTTGTCGCTGGGAAGTATTTATGCGTTGATAGCTCTCGGCTATACAATGGTTTACGGAATTGTAAAGCTCATCAACTTTGCCCACGGTGATATCATGATGATAGGTGCTTATGCAGGCTACTTTGTACTCGTCGCATTCGGGTTGACAGCCATGGGGTCTGTAAATGTAACAGCTTTGAGCCTTGCATTCGCATTTGTAGGGTCTATGGTTGTTTGTGCTCTTCTTGCAGTCGTTATTGAAAGATTTGCTTACAGACCGCTGAGAAATGCTCCTAGACTGAATTCTTTGATAACGGCAATTGCTGTAGAACTTATTCTCCAAAATACAATGCGTGTACTTCCGTTTGTGGGACCAGACCCGCGCCAATTCCCAACGATGGCGACAAAAAATTTTGCGCTTGGTTCAATTTCCATTTCAAATATCCAGCTGATTGTGATTGTGTTCAGTGCCGTTTTAATGCTTGTTTTAAACTTTATCGTCAACAAAACAAAAACAGGAAAAGCAATGCAAGCTGTTTCTTACGATATGAAAGCAGCGAGTTTGATGGGGATTTCGGTAAACAAGACAATTGCAATTACGTTTGTCATCGGGTCTGTTCTTGCAGGGGCAGGAGGAATTCTCTATGCAACCGCATATCCTCAGATTGACCCTGTCATGGGATATATGCCGGGGCTTAAAGCGTTTATCGCAGCTGTTCTTGGCGGAATAGGCTCTATACCAGGTGCAATGCTTGGAGGAATTATTCTTGGCATCGCAGAAACTCTGACAAAAGGATTTCTCTCATCACAGTATGCAGATGCAATTTCATTTTCAATACTGATTATCATTCTTTCTGTGAAGCCGACCGGCATTTTTGGGAAAAAGATTACTGTAAAGGTGTAG
- a CDS encoding ABC transporter substrate-binding protein encodes MKKFVKLVAVALAVFAVCSCGDKATDTIKIGGIFPLSGGVAVYGVECKKGIDLAIEEINEAGGINGKKIQLISEDDEGNPDKTVNAFKKLTSKDGVKIIIGSLTSGCTQAITTLSQVGKIVQIAPAATAPVITEAGNYIFRACFIDPFQGTVGGKFSVETLHAKKAAVLYDVGNDYSVGLYENFKVAFEKNGGKIVAAESYATGDKDFNAQLTKIKNANPGVVYLPDYYGTVALIAKQLRAQGINTPIVGADGWDGLTANAGEEVLNGYYSNHYAVDSTEPEVQKFVSSFRAKHNEDPNSFAALGYDCVYMIRDAIAMAGTTDGTSVAAALEKTNGRYVTGHLTFDEKHNPVKSAVMLELVKGSDGKLTTAYKTTVNP; translated from the coding sequence ATGAAAAAATTTGTTAAACTTGTTGCAGTTGCCCTTGCTGTTTTTGCAGTTTGTTCTTGCGGTGATAAAGCAACTGATACAATAAAAATCGGTGGGATTTTCCCACTGTCAGGTGGAGTTGCCGTATACGGCGTTGAATGTAAAAAAGGGATAGACCTTGCTATTGAAGAAATCAATGAAGCTGGCGGAATTAATGGTAAAAAGATTCAACTCATAAGCGAAGATGATGAAGGAAATCCTGACAAAACTGTAAACGCTTTTAAAAAGCTCACTTCTAAAGACGGAGTAAAAATCATAATCGGGTCTCTCACTTCTGGATGCACACAGGCTATTACAACACTTTCTCAGGTAGGAAAAATTGTTCAGATTGCTCCTGCTGCAACAGCTCCTGTGATTACAGAGGCAGGTAATTACATTTTCCGCGCATGTTTTATAGACCCATTTCAGGGAACTGTCGGTGGAAAATTCTCTGTAGAAACTCTTCATGCTAAAAAAGCTGCTGTTCTTTATGATGTCGGAAACGACTATTCAGTTGGTCTATACGAAAATTTTAAAGTTGCTTTTGAAAAAAACGGCGGTAAAATTGTCGCTGCTGAATCTTATGCAACTGGCGATAAAGATTTCAACGCTCAGCTTACAAAAATTAAAAACGCAAATCCCGGTGTAGTGTATCTCCCAGATTATTACGGAACTGTTGCTCTCATTGCAAAACAGCTTCGTGCGCAAGGAATTAACACTCCAATCGTCGGTGCAGACGGCTGGGATGGACTTACGGCAAATGCTGGGGAAGAAGTTTTGAACGGTTATTATTCAAATCATTATGCAGTAGATTCCACAGAGCCTGAAGTTCAGAAATTCGTTTCTTCATTCCGTGCAAAGCACAACGAAGATCCAAATTCGTTTGCAGCACTCGGATACGATTGTGTTTACATGATTAGAGATGCCATTGCAATGGCAGGGACAACTGACGGCACTTCTGTTGCCGCAGCTCTTGAAAAGACAAACGGCAGATATGTAACAGGACACCTTACATTTGATGAAAAACACAATCCTGTAAAATCGGCTGTAATGCTCGAACTTGTAAAAGGAAGTGATGGAAAACTTACAACAGCTTATAAGACAACTGTAAATCCGTAA
- a CDS encoding ABC transporter ATP-binding protein, producing MSPVMECKNLTKKYGDKIALNGINLEIPSGEIVGLLGPNGSGKTTMLKIAAGLLKPTSGKISVCGLEPGAESKMQIAYQPDRVYINSWLDVNGLVKMMSDFYTNFNKDKAHDMLCKLKVDPKQKLKKMSKGTKEKVQLVMTMSREVPFYILDEPIGGVDPAARDFILNTIISNYSENSTVLISTHLISDVEFVLNHIIFLKEGQIVRQGNADDIRQETGMSIDSLFREEFKC from the coding sequence ATGAGTCCTGTAATGGAATGTAAAAATCTTACAAAAAAATATGGCGACAAAATCGCACTCAACGGAATAAATCTTGAGATTCCGAGCGGTGAAATTGTCGGGCTTTTGGGACCAAACGGGAGCGGAAAGACGACAATGTTGAAAATCGCTGCAGGTTTGCTCAAACCGACTTCCGGCAAGATTTCTGTCTGTGGACTGGAGCCCGGAGCGGAATCTAAAATGCAGATTGCTTATCAGCCTGATAGAGTTTACATAAACAGCTGGCTTGACGTGAACGGGCTCGTAAAAATGATGTCTGACTTTTACACAAATTTTAACAAAGACAAAGCGCATGATATGCTCTGCAAACTCAAAGTCGACCCGAAACAAAAACTTAAAAAAATGTCGAAAGGGACAAAAGAAAAAGTTCAGCTTGTTATGACGATGAGCCGGGAAGTTCCATTTTATATCCTAGATGAACCGATAGGAGGAGTCGACCCTGCTGCCCGAGATTTTATCTTGAACACGATAATCAGCAATTACAGCGAAAACTCTACGGTTTTGATTTCAACTCATTTAATAAGCGATGTTGAATTTGTTTTGAATCACATCATTTTCTTAAAGGAAGGGCAGATTGTCAGACAGGGAAATGCAGACGATATTCGGCAGGAGACGGGTATGTCTATAGACTCGTTATTTAGGGAGGAATTCAAATGCTAA
- a CDS encoding GntR family transcriptional regulator — protein sequence MEYQFTDDKPIYVQLMDYFKVQIVSGELQEGSRLESVRDLAVKARVNPNTMQKALSELERIGLVRTERTAGRFITDDKERIKKMKQDIAEEEIFLFLNKMKSLGFEKRDVMELLDKKLKTNHEKTVENKV from the coding sequence ATGGAATATCAGTTTACAGATGATAAACCTATTTACGTGCAGCTTATGGATTATTTTAAAGTTCAGATTGTCTCCGGAGAATTGCAGGAAGGCAGCCGCCTTGAATCTGTCAGGGATTTGGCAGTCAAAGCAAGGGTTAATCCGAATACAATGCAAAAAGCGTTGTCTGAACTTGAGAGAATTGGACTTGTCAGAACAGAGCGCACGGCAGGAAGGTTTATCACAGACGACAAGGAACGTATAAAAAAAATGAAGCAAGATATCGCCGAAGAAGAGATTTTTTTATTTCTCAACAAGATGAAGTCTTTGGGATTTGAAAAAAGAGATGTAATGGAATTGCTTGATAAAAAGTTAAAAACAAATCACGAAAAAACTGTGGAGAATAAAGTATGA
- a CDS encoding alpha-hydroxy-acid oxidizing protein encodes MTKAKTVATGDFKCHRCAVCDGYGCLGQLPGFGGVYESKNFQLNYEAWKELYERAIANGKADELDVIKIKPSTIRCGPVTGAVENIGYAQEADFYFPYLKNAFDSGIGLCVGDGCPDEKLKFGVEAVVKIGTKAAFFLKPYPQDKLRQRIEFVKPHAEYIGIDIDSYNIVTMRNLVNLERKTAYQLEELRKIAGVPFVIKGVFTDEDIELVKELKPDVVYVSNHGGRVETRIGSSGDFLAEHSQELKKYCSEIWVDGGIRSHRDVQTAVFYGADKVVIARPLIHATFDEHYPRTIKHFL; translated from the coding sequence GTGACTAAGGCAAAAACGGTGGCAACAGGGGATTTTAAGTGCCATCGCTGTGCCGTATGTGATGGGTATGGTTGTTTGGGGCAGCTTCCAGGTTTCGGAGGCGTTTATGAAAGCAAAAACTTTCAGCTAAACTATGAAGCGTGGAAAGAACTCTATGAGCGTGCAATTGCAAACGGCAAAGCTGATGAACTCGATGTAATTAAAATAAAGCCTTCGACGATTCGTTGTGGTCCTGTTACAGGAGCTGTTGAAAACATCGGTTATGCACAGGAAGCTGATTTTTATTTTCCTTATTTAAAAAATGCGTTCGACAGCGGAATCGGACTCTGCGTAGGCGACGGGTGTCCCGACGAAAAGCTCAAGTTCGGAGTTGAAGCTGTCGTTAAAATCGGGACAAAGGCGGCATTTTTCCTAAAACCGTATCCTCAAGATAAACTGCGACAGCGGATTGAATTTGTAAAACCTCATGCAGAATATATCGGAATTGATATAGACTCTTACAACATCGTTACAATGCGAAATCTTGTCAATCTTGAGCGGAAAACTGCTTATCAACTCGAAGAACTAAGAAAAATTGCCGGGGTCCCGTTTGTAATAAAAGGGGTCTTCACAGATGAAGACATTGAGCTTGTCAAAGAATTAAAGCCTGATGTCGTCTATGTCTCTAATCACGGGGGGCGCGTAGAGACGAGGATTGGCAGCAGTGGAGATTTCCTTGCAGAGCATTCGCAAGAGCTAAAAAAATACTGCAGTGAAATTTGGGTAGATGGCGGAATAAGGTCGCATCGGGACGTTCAGACGGCTGTTTTTTATGGAGCTGATAAAGTTGTAATTGCACGTCCTCTGATTCACGCTACATTCGATGAGCATTATCCTAGAACTATCAAACACTTTCTTTAA
- a CDS encoding 6-phosphofructokinase, producing MKASNIKTVGVLTSGGDAPGLNAAIRALCIAGKAKYGIKFIGIHNGYRGLIDNDTFKMDSIDLDSLISSGGTILGTSRVKPFKNPVPDPKTGLLPIDAIKETFKKNKFDALVCLGGNGTNTTAYQLSQEGFNVIGMPKTIDNDIVGSDETFGFHTAIDVATQGIAAIRTTAKSHSRAMVVEIMGHKVGWLGLYSGIAGNADVILLPEIPYDIKKIAKHLKAKKEAGQNNFIIACSEGALSVEESKLEKKEFKKAREAATQSVAFRVAKEIEEETGVETRTSVLGYLQRGGFPSPYDILLATRLGAAAADFLANKQFGNLVAIKNGQIVATPLSVVAGQVKSISENDQMLQTGRDLGICFGD from the coding sequence ATGAAAGCTTCAAATATTAAAACAGTCGGTGTTTTGACTTCCGGCGGAGATGCTCCCGGTCTTAATGCTGCAATCAGAGCGTTGTGTATTGCTGGCAAAGCAAAATACGGGATAAAATTTATTGGTATTCACAATGGATATCGCGGTCTTATTGACAATGATACTTTCAAGATGGATTCTATCGATCTTGACTCTCTAATTTCATCAGGTGGAACGATACTTGGGACTTCGCGAGTAAAGCCTTTTAAAAATCCGGTTCCAGATCCGAAAACAGGTTTGCTTCCTATAGATGCAATAAAAGAAACTTTCAAAAAGAATAAATTTGATGCACTTGTGTGTCTTGGCGGGAACGGAACAAATACGACTGCTTATCAACTGTCTCAGGAAGGATTTAATGTAATCGGAATGCCGAAGACAATTGATAACGATATAGTCGGCTCTGATGAGACATTCGGGTTTCACACTGCAATAGATGTTGCAACTCAGGGAATTGCGGCAATCAGGACAACTGCAAAAAGTCACAGCCGTGCGATGGTTGTTGAAATTATGGGGCACAAAGTCGGCTGGCTAGGACTTTATTCGGGAATAGCAGGAAATGCCGATGTTATTCTTTTGCCGGAAATTCCATACGACATTAAAAAGATTGCTAAACATTTAAAAGCAAAAAAAGAAGCTGGGCAGAACAATTTTATCATAGCATGCTCTGAAGGTGCTTTGAGCGTTGAAGAATCGAAACTTGAAAAGAAGGAATTCAAAAAAGCTCGAGAAGCAGCGACGCAGTCTGTGGCTTTCCGTGTTGCAAAGGAAATCGAAGAGGAAACCGGCGTTGAAACGCGGACTTCTGTTCTTGGATATCTGCAACGCGGCGGTTTTCCGTCGCCTTACGACATTCTTTTGGCAACTCGGCTTGGAGCTGCTGCGGCAGATTTTCTTGCTAACAAACAGTTTGGAAATCTTGTAGCGATAAAAAATGGACAAATCGTGGCAACCCCTTTGAGTGTCGTTGCGGGACAGGTAAAATCGATTTCAGAAAATGATCAGATGTTACAAACCGGACGAGATTTAGGGATTTGTTTTGGTGACTAA
- a CDS encoding DNA translocase FtsK, whose amino-acid sequence MKASNKYSIITGAVLLALAALFSISMILLPLDFGAAGPGHNNILFLLGDMLYSVYGFSSILIPAFLLTASLSCFASEWTARKTMRFLTALVPFFTCVITENICRSIINLDNTSFPEVKIAVTIVTGVMLVVIEYFAAGILADKIAKKNLKHKIKSQGYDDDFAALKQNEQQEQQAPQIAESDTKETIVQENSESKSQVFDEALSKLSKVEQKEEYSTNEDNTNSTPSSMITQEEFVALTEQPEQNGSVEELEWPDLPPPQQTLPPEYDADFDADDPALEFPPKEPEIEPKIEEAVAPVFEAYDVEEQNIDDDDSYDSYIEDETLPFPDIGIEEDGIGTDSFDIENDFESDLSDVYWNPAESAEAAEAEREIPQETEDEVLETEKEIKAVKVEHASDVFSEMEAEIRASMDNQDNKLSHYKDKEDASQIKNDETKSEPAEKKSSGVDLFGNPVSQSFVPDFEERLVYANNLTADELSDFFNAQQQESAPKSNTAVKKGPYTIPTDLLIAYKDDQYWLIDEQTKQAALNLKQTLGEFNIEAEIIGIKKGPVVTMFEILPAPGVKLSKIVALQDNIALSLAAQSVRIVAPIPGKQAVGIEVPNRHRSVVGFREIIEMNLPEWSKMAVPVILGKDILGKAQLIDLAKTPHMLIAGATGSGKSVCVNSLILSILYKRSFNDVKLILVDPKVVELKLYNSIPHLLTPVITEPKKALKALQWCLCEMERRYALLDSMSVRDIANYNQKINEQKICTEKLPYIVVIIDEFADLMATSGKELESIVARLTAMSRAVGIHLVLATQRPSVNVITGLIKANIPTRIAFMVASRTDSNIIIDTVGAEKLLGRGDMLYASAVDPAPIRIQGTFVTDQEVEDVVKAVKEYGEPDYLDEELFEDDKEDEARDLFGEPIADDDPLYDQALEIVVQAGKASASYIQRRLKIGYNRAARLVEEMEERGIVGPANGSKPREVIQIP is encoded by the coding sequence ATGAAAGCATCTAATAAATACAGCATTATTACCGGAGCTGTCCTTTTAGCTCTCGCTGCTCTTTTTTCAATAAGCATGATTCTTTTACCGCTAGACTTCGGCGCAGCAGGACCTGGACACAATAACATCTTATTTTTGCTTGGCGATATGCTTTATTCCGTTTATGGATTTTCAAGCATTTTGATTCCTGCATTCCTTTTGACAGCAAGCCTTTCATGTTTCGCTTCTGAATGGACTGCAAGAAAAACGATGCGATTTTTAACAGCTCTTGTACCATTTTTTACTTGTGTAATCACAGAAAATATATGCCGTTCAATTATCAACCTGGACAATACATCTTTTCCCGAAGTAAAAATTGCCGTAACAATTGTAACTGGCGTTATGCTTGTTGTAATTGAATATTTTGCCGCAGGAATTTTGGCTGATAAAATTGCAAAAAAAAACCTAAAACACAAAATTAAATCGCAAGGATATGATGACGATTTTGCCGCCCTCAAACAAAATGAGCAACAAGAACAGCAAGCACCGCAAATCGCAGAATCTGATACAAAAGAAACCATCGTACAAGAGAATTCTGAAAGTAAATCACAGGTTTTTGATGAAGCGCTTTCAAAACTTTCCAAAGTTGAGCAAAAGGAAGAATATTCAACAAATGAAGACAATACAAATTCAACCCCATCTTCAATGATTACACAGGAAGAATTTGTCGCACTTACTGAGCAGCCGGAACAGAACGGTTCTGTAGAAGAACTCGAATGGCCTGACCTTCCGCCTCCGCAACAGACGCTTCCTCCTGAATACGATGCAGATTTTGATGCTGACGACCCTGCGTTAGAGTTTCCTCCAAAAGAGCCGGAAATTGAGCCAAAAATAGAAGAGGCTGTCGCTCCAGTGTTTGAGGCATACGATGTTGAAGAACAGAATATTGACGATGACGACTCGTATGACTCGTATATAGAAGATGAAACACTCCCTTTCCCGGATATCGGAATTGAGGAAGACGGCATCGGCACGGACAGCTTTGATATTGAAAACGATTTTGAATCAGACCTTTCCGATGTGTATTGGAACCCCGCCGAATCAGCCGAAGCAGCCGAGGCAGAACGAGAAATTCCGCAGGAAACAGAAGACGAAGTGCTAGAAACAGAAAAAGAAATCAAAGCTGTCAAAGTCGAACACGCTTCCGATGTTTTTTCAGAGATGGAAGCGGAAATTCGAGCCTCAATGGATAACCAAGATAATAAGCTTTCTCACTATAAAGATAAAGAAGATGCATCACAAATTAAAAATGATGAAACAAAATCAGAGCCTGCCGAAAAAAAATCCTCCGGAGTTGATTTGTTTGGCAACCCTGTCTCGCAATCTTTTGTGCCTGATTTTGAAGAACGCCTCGTGTACGCAAACAATCTGACAGCCGATGAGCTCTCGGACTTTTTTAATGCACAGCAGCAGGAATCAGCACCAAAATCAAATACTGCAGTAAAAAAGGGTCCGTATACAATCCCAACAGATTTGCTGATTGCATATAAAGACGACCAGTATTGGTTGATCGACGAGCAAACAAAACAAGCCGCACTGAATCTTAAACAGACTCTTGGGGAATTCAATATTGAAGCAGAAATTATAGGTATTAAAAAAGGTCCTGTTGTCACAATGTTTGAAATCTTACCAGCTCCGGGTGTAAAACTGAGCAAGATTGTTGCTCTCCAAGATAACATAGCCCTAAGCCTTGCAGCACAATCAGTCAGAATTGTTGCCCCAATCCCCGGAAAGCAGGCAGTTGGAATCGAAGTTCCAAACAGGCACCGCAGCGTTGTAGGCTTCCGCGAAATCATAGAGATGAATTTGCCTGAATGGTCAAAAATGGCAGTCCCTGTGATTCTCGGTAAAGACATACTTGGAAAAGCACAACTGATAGACCTTGCAAAAACGCCTCACATGCTTATTGCAGGAGCAACAGGGTCTGGAAAATCTGTCTGTGTAAACTCTCTGATTCTTTCAATTTTGTACAAACGCTCGTTCAACGACGTAAAACTGATACTCGTAGACCCTAAAGTTGTTGAACTTAAACTGTATAACAGCATTCCTCATCTTTTGACTCCTGTAATCACAGAACCGAAAAAAGCACTAAAAGCTCTTCAATGGTGTTTGTGCGAAATGGAAAGGCGTTACGCATTGCTCGACAGTATGAGCGTTCGCGACATCGCTAATTACAATCAGAAAATAAACGAACAAAAAATCTGCACCGAAAAACTGCCGTATATCGTCGTTATCATCGATGAATTTGCTGACTTAATGGCAACAAGCGGAAAAGAGCTTGAAAGCATTGTAGCCCGCCTCACGGCAATGTCACGTGCAGTCGGAATTCACCTCGTCCTTGCAACCCAGCGGCCTTCTGTAAACGTAATCACAGGGCTGATAAAGGCTAATATCCCGACGAGAATTGCGTTCATGGTAGCTTCCAGAACAGACTCAAACATCATCATAGATACCGTTGGCGCAGAAAAACTTCTTGGGCGTGGCGATATGCTTTACGCCTCTGCCGTCGACCCTGCTCCAATTCGTATTCAAGGAACTTTCGTAACAGATCAGGAAGTTGAAGATGTTGTAAAAGCTGTAAAAGAATACGGCGAACCTGATTACCTAGATGAAGAACTTTTTGAAGATGACAAAGAAGATGAAGCACGCGATTTATTTGGAGAACCGATAGCTGACGATGACCCTCTTTACGACCAGGCTCTTGAAATTGTCGTTCAGGCAGGAAAAGCAAGCGCATCATATATCCAGCGCCGTTTGAAAATCGGTTACAATCGCGCCGCCCGCCTTGTAGAAGAGATGGAAGAAAGAGGAATTGTTGGTCCTGCAAACGGAAGTAAACCTCGCGAGGTGATTCAAATTCCATGA